From Deferrisoma camini S3R1, the proteins below share one genomic window:
- a CDS encoding potassium channel family protein, whose amino-acid sequence MMAKRFAVIGLGNFGMALAAELAALGGRVLAVDVNAERAREAQAFVDQAVVTDATEITNLKAVGLAETDVATVSLGGRMEASILVVLHLTRLGVPEIVAKALTEDHGEILRRVGATRVVFPEKEMAHRVAERVSSRNVLDYLSLASGFGVLELAPPQEMVGKSLSELDLTRRFGVQVVAVKELVPERIHITPPPDRVVKDSDILVVYGPREAVRKLKEA is encoded by the coding sequence ATGATGGCCAAACGATTCGCCGTGATCGGTCTGGGGAACTTCGGCATGGCCCTGGCCGCCGAGCTGGCCGCCCTGGGTGGGCGCGTGCTGGCCGTGGACGTGAACGCCGAGCGGGCCCGCGAGGCCCAGGCCTTCGTGGATCAGGCCGTGGTCACCGACGCCACCGAGATCACGAACCTCAAGGCCGTGGGCCTGGCGGAGACCGATGTGGCCACCGTGAGCCTGGGCGGCCGCATGGAGGCCTCGATCCTGGTGGTGCTCCACCTGACCCGGCTCGGGGTGCCCGAGATCGTGGCCAAGGCCCTCACCGAGGACCACGGCGAGATCCTCCGGCGGGTGGGCGCGACCCGGGTGGTGTTCCCGGAGAAGGAGATGGCCCACCGGGTGGCCGAGCGGGTCAGCTCGCGCAACGTGCTGGACTACCTGTCCCTGGCGTCCGGGTTCGGGGTGCTGGAGCTGGCCCCGCCCCAGGAGATGGTGGGGAAGAGCCTGTCGGAGCTGGACCTCACCCGCCGGTTCGGGGTCCAGGTGGTGGCGGTGAAGGAGCTGGTGCCGGAGCGGATCCACATCACCCCGCCCCCGGACCGGGTGGTGAAGGACAGCGACATCCTGGTCGTGTACGGCCCCAGGGAGGCCGTGCGCAAGCTCAAGGAAGCCTGA
- a CDS encoding potassium channel family protein yields MERRRFAVIGLGSFGFHLARYLYEMGHDVLAVDRNARAVDAVEPFCSRARVADASDKEDLEAAGVHNAEVAVVSLGTRIDSSILATLYLREFGVGEILVKAVSHDHARILERIGATEVIQPERDMAVQVAQRLAEPDVLDRLPFLEGYVLVEIRAPKGLWGRTLAESHLRRRWGLSVVQVRRWEAGKEQALFASPDLELRQGDVLVVLAKPEDVERFRKDHPGH; encoded by the coding sequence ATGGAACGCCGGCGATTCGCGGTGATCGGCCTGGGTAGCTTCGGCTTCCACCTGGCCCGGTACCTGTACGAGATGGGCCACGACGTGCTGGCCGTGGACCGCAACGCCCGGGCCGTGGACGCGGTGGAGCCGTTCTGCTCGCGGGCCCGGGTGGCCGACGCCTCCGACAAGGAGGACCTGGAGGCGGCAGGGGTGCACAACGCCGAGGTGGCCGTGGTGAGCCTGGGCACCCGGATCGACTCCTCGATCCTGGCCACCCTGTACCTGAGGGAGTTCGGGGTCGGCGAGATCCTGGTGAAGGCGGTGTCCCACGATCACGCACGGATCCTAGAACGCATCGGGGCCACCGAGGTGATCCAGCCCGAGCGGGACATGGCCGTGCAGGTGGCCCAGCGCCTGGCCGAGCCCGACGTGCTGGACCGCCTGCCGTTCCTCGAGGGCTACGTGCTTGTGGAGATCCGGGCCCCCAAGGGCCTGTGGGGCCGCACCCTGGCCGAGTCCCACCTGAGACGCAGGTGGGGTCTGTCGGTGGTGCAGGTGCGGCGGTGGGAAGCCGGAAAGGAGCAGGCCCTGTTCGCCAGCCCCGACCTGGAGCTGCGCCAGGGCGACGTGCTGGTGGTGCTGGCCAAGCCCGAGGACGTGGAGCGGTTCCGAAAGGACCACCCGGGCCACTGA
- a CDS encoding aminotransferase class I/II-fold pyridoxal phosphate-dependent enzyme — translation MWVDESVFHRIQRLPPYVFKVVDDLKMEARRRGEDIIDLGMGNPDRPTPAHIVDKLVEAAQKPKNHRYSVSRGIYKLRLAMAKWYERRYGVALDPESEVCVTLGAKEGLAHLVMAILGSGDVAFVPNPTYPIHSYSVVLADGDLRAIELGEGGDEFLGRLEREMKTVWPRPKLLILNFPQNPTTQIADLGFFEKVVGFCRENRILLIHDLAYADICFNGYRAPSILEVPGAKDLAVEFVSLSKSYNMAGWRVGFCVGNPAMIHALTRIKSYLDYGMFQPVQIASVIALETPDEVVQEIAEVYRVRRDKLVEGLGRAGWPVEKPKATMFVWAPIPEPFRGMGSLEFAKLLLREAKVAVSPGIGFGQFGDDHVRFALVENEHRIHQAVAGIRGMMRRLA, via the coding sequence ATGTGGGTCGACGAGTCGGTGTTCCACCGGATCCAGCGTCTGCCGCCCTACGTGTTCAAGGTGGTGGACGACCTCAAGATGGAGGCGCGCCGGCGGGGCGAGGACATCATCGACCTGGGCATGGGCAACCCCGACCGCCCCACCCCGGCCCACATCGTGGACAAGCTGGTCGAGGCGGCCCAGAAGCCGAAGAATCACCGTTACAGCGTGTCGCGGGGCATCTACAAGCTCCGGCTCGCCATGGCCAAGTGGTACGAGCGGCGCTACGGCGTGGCCCTCGACCCCGAGAGCGAGGTGTGCGTGACCCTGGGGGCCAAGGAGGGGCTGGCCCACCTGGTCATGGCGATCCTCGGCTCGGGGGACGTGGCGTTCGTGCCGAACCCCACCTACCCGATCCACTCGTACTCGGTGGTCCTGGCCGACGGGGACCTGCGCGCCATCGAGCTGGGCGAAGGCGGCGACGAGTTCCTGGGGCGGCTCGAACGGGAGATGAAGACCGTCTGGCCCCGGCCCAAGCTGCTGATCCTGAACTTTCCCCAGAACCCCACGACCCAGATCGCGGATCTGGGGTTCTTCGAGAAGGTGGTGGGGTTCTGTCGGGAGAACCGGATCCTGCTGATCCACGACCTGGCGTACGCCGACATCTGCTTCAACGGGTACCGGGCCCCCAGCATCCTGGAGGTGCCGGGCGCCAAGGACCTGGCGGTCGAGTTCGTGAGCCTGTCGAAGAGCTACAACATGGCCGGGTGGCGGGTGGGGTTCTGCGTGGGCAACCCCGCCATGATCCACGCCCTCACCCGGATCAAATCGTACCTGGACTACGGCATGTTCCAACCGGTGCAGATCGCCTCGGTGATCGCCCTGGAGACCCCGGACGAGGTGGTGCAGGAGATCGCCGAGGTGTACCGCGTCCGGCGGGACAAGCTGGTGGAAGGGCTCGGCCGCGCGGGCTGGCCCGTGGAGAAGCCCAAGGCCACCATGTTCGTATGGGCCCCGATCCCGGAGCCGTTCCGGGGTATGGGCAGCCTGGAGTTCGCCAAGCTGCTCCTGCGGGAGGCCAAGGTGGCGGTGAGCCCGGGGATCGGGTTCGGCCAGTTCGGCGACGACCACGTGCGGTTCGCCCTGGTGGAGAACGAGCACCGGATCCACCAGGCCGTGGCGGGCATCCGGGGGATGATGCGCCGCCTGGCCTGA
- a CDS encoding homoserine dehydrogenase translates to MNEIGVGVIGMGTVGAGVVQILLENADEIARRLGFGLRLVKVADKDLDTDRGIQVDRSLMTTDAAEVIGHPEVQVIVELIGGYEPAKTFLLEAIRAGKSVVTANKALLAVHGDEIFGEARARGVDVGFEASVGGGIPILRAVREGLASDRIERVYGILNGTTNYILTEMKEKGESFDRVLREAQRLGYAEADPTFDVDGVDAAHKITILTSMAFGCRVPFDQAYTEGIRDLTPQDIEYAAEFGYDVKLLGIAKRDGGRVEVRVHPTMIPSDHLLASVRGVYNAVFVEAEFLGPTLYYGQGAGRRATASAVVADVVEIARNLAKGGACRVPARAFPEDSMEPAALKPIEDVVCQYYLRFTALDRPGVLSKIAGVLGAYGISIESVVQKGRDAGQAVPLVIMTHEAREADVRHALGEIDSLGVTLGRPSLIRIESAL, encoded by the coding sequence ATGAACGAGATCGGCGTTGGGGTCATCGGTATGGGAACGGTGGGCGCCGGCGTGGTCCAGATCCTTCTGGAGAACGCCGACGAGATCGCCCGCCGGCTCGGATTCGGGCTTCGGCTGGTCAAGGTGGCGGACAAGGACCTGGACACCGACCGGGGGATCCAGGTGGACCGCTCGCTCATGACCACGGACGCGGCAGAGGTGATCGGCCACCCCGAGGTCCAGGTGATCGTGGAGCTGATCGGCGGGTACGAGCCGGCCAAGACCTTCCTGCTCGAGGCGATCCGGGCCGGCAAGTCGGTGGTCACGGCCAACAAGGCGCTGCTGGCGGTCCACGGCGACGAGATCTTCGGCGAGGCCCGGGCCAGGGGCGTGGACGTGGGGTTCGAGGCCAGCGTGGGCGGCGGCATCCCGATCCTCCGGGCCGTGCGCGAGGGGCTGGCGTCCGACCGCATCGAGCGGGTGTACGGCATCCTCAACGGCACCACCAACTACATCCTGACCGAGATGAAGGAGAAGGGGGAGTCGTTCGACCGGGTTCTCCGGGAGGCCCAGCGCCTGGGGTACGCCGAGGCCGACCCCACCTTCGACGTGGACGGCGTGGACGCGGCCCACAAGATCACGATCCTCACCTCCATGGCCTTCGGATGCCGGGTGCCGTTCGACCAGGCCTACACCGAGGGCATCCGGGACCTCACCCCGCAGGACATCGAGTACGCGGCGGAGTTCGGGTACGACGTCAAGCTGCTGGGCATCGCCAAGCGCGACGGCGGCCGGGTGGAGGTGCGGGTGCACCCCACCATGATCCCCTCGGACCACCTGCTGGCCAGCGTGCGGGGCGTGTACAACGCGGTGTTCGTGGAGGCCGAGTTCCTGGGGCCCACCCTCTACTACGGCCAGGGCGCCGGCCGCCGGGCCACGGCGAGCGCGGTGGTGGCCGACGTGGTGGAGATCGCCCGGAACCTGGCCAAGGGGGGGGCGTGCCGGGTGCCGGCCCGCGCGTTTCCGGAGGATTCCATGGAACCGGCCGCGCTCAAGCCCATCGAGGACGTGGTGTGCCAGTACTACCTGCGGTTCACGGCGCTGGACCGGCCGGGGGTGCTCTCGAAGATCGCGGGCGTGCTGGGGGCCTACGGCATCTCGATCGAGAGCGTGGTCCAGAAGGGACGCGACGCGGGCCAGGCCGTGCCGCTCGTGATCATGACCCACGAGGCCCGGGAGGCCGACGTGCGCCACGCCCTGGGCGAGATCGACTCCCTGGGCGTCACCCTCGGCCGGCCGTCCCTGATCCGCATCGAGAGCGCCCTGTGA
- a CDS encoding cofactor-independent phosphoglycerate mutase: MKVVVLLGDGMADRRHPGYGDRTALEAAHTPEMDALARQGDLGLARTVPPGLPPGSDVANLSVLGYDPARCYTGRAPLEAAAMGVELGPDDVAYRMNLVTLLPGTDRVYMHDFSAGHISSEEARAIVQTLARELGDDGFEFYPGVGYRHLMVWRNGRDGASTTPPHDIQGQPIHEHLPRGEGAEELVHLITGSQILLKDHPVNRARRERGQKEANSVWLWGQGRRPTLEPYRSRFGLSGAVVSAVDLLKGIAHLAGLDAPRVPGATGYLDTDYEGKVTALLAALDRGDFGFVHVEAPDEAAHAGNPEHKVRAIEDFDARVVGPVRRALEERGEPYRLLVLPDHPTPLELRTHTDEPVPFVLYDSTRPATRPGAAFTEAEARATGLVVDEAHRLVAHMSGRVRLW, translated from the coding sequence GTGAAGGTGGTGGTCCTGCTGGGGGACGGCATGGCCGACCGCCGTCACCCCGGCTACGGCGACCGAACGGCCCTCGAGGCGGCCCACACCCCCGAGATGGACGCCCTGGCCCGGCAGGGGGATCTGGGCCTGGCCCGCACCGTGCCGCCGGGCCTTCCGCCGGGGTCGGACGTGGCCAACCTGTCGGTGCTGGGGTACGACCCGGCCCGGTGCTACACGGGGCGGGCTCCGTTGGAGGCGGCGGCCATGGGGGTGGAGCTGGGGCCCGACGACGTGGCCTACCGGATGAACCTGGTCACCCTGCTGCCGGGAACCGACCGGGTGTACATGCACGACTTCTCGGCCGGCCACATCTCGTCGGAGGAGGCCCGCGCGATCGTGCAGACCCTGGCGCGGGAGCTCGGGGACGACGGGTTCGAGTTCTACCCCGGGGTGGGATACCGCCACCTCATGGTCTGGCGCAACGGCCGGGACGGCGCGAGCACCACCCCTCCCCACGACATCCAGGGCCAACCGATCCACGAGCACCTGCCCCGGGGCGAGGGCGCCGAGGAGCTGGTGCACCTGATCACCGGCAGCCAGATCCTCCTCAAGGACCACCCCGTCAACCGGGCCCGGCGGGAGCGAGGCCAGAAGGAGGCCAACTCCGTGTGGCTGTGGGGCCAGGGCCGGCGCCCCACCCTCGAGCCCTACCGGAGCCGGTTCGGGCTGTCGGGCGCGGTGGTCTCGGCCGTGGACCTGCTCAAGGGCATCGCCCACCTGGCCGGGCTCGACGCCCCCCGGGTGCCGGGGGCCACGGGGTACCTCGACACCGACTACGAGGGGAAGGTCACGGCCCTGCTGGCCGCACTCGACCGGGGGGACTTCGGGTTCGTCCACGTGGAGGCGCCGGACGAGGCGGCCCACGCCGGCAACCCCGAGCACAAGGTCCGGGCGATCGAGGACTTCGACGCCCGGGTGGTGGGGCCCGTGCGCAGGGCTCTGGAGGAGCGCGGCGAGCCCTACCGGCTGCTGGTGCTGCCCGACCATCCCACCCCCCTGGAGCTCCGCACCCACACGGACGAGCCGGTTCCGTTCGTGCTGTACGACTCTACCCGGCCGGCCACCCGGCCGGGGGCGGCGTTCACCGAGGCCGAGGCCCGGGCCACCGGCCTGGTGGTGGACGAGGCCCATCGGCTCGTGGCCCACATGAGCGGGAGGGTCCGGCTGTGGTGA
- a CDS encoding acyl-CoA thioesterase gives MVIETTYRVIYGDTDNMGVMYYGTYLRLFEIGRNEYMRARGLTYREVEARGIQLPVTEAVCRYLRPARYDDRVTIATAVVHARGARVRFAYQIRDEAGTVLARGHTEHGSIGPTGRPIRLPPDVVEALAPGEDPFPPER, from the coding sequence GTGGTGATCGAGACGACCTACCGGGTGATCTACGGCGACACCGACAACATGGGGGTGATGTACTACGGCACGTATCTGCGGCTGTTCGAGATCGGCCGCAACGAGTACATGCGCGCCCGGGGCCTGACCTATCGCGAGGTGGAGGCCCGGGGCATCCAGCTCCCCGTGACCGAGGCGGTGTGCCGATACCTGCGGCCGGCCCGGTACGACGACCGGGTCACCATCGCCACGGCCGTGGTCCACGCCCGGGGCGCCCGCGTGCGGTTCGCCTACCAGATCCGGGACGAGGCGGGCACAGTGCTGGCCCGCGGACACACCGAGCACGGTAGCATCGGCCCCACGGGCCGGCCCATCCGGCTGCCCCCGGACGTGGTCGAGGCCCTGGCCCCGGGCGAGGATCCGTTCCCCCCGGAGCGCTGA
- a CDS encoding alpha/beta fold hydrolase: protein MADPFPPDIENAAYDWTARLLGVLERVLRLRIRLNGDPGVLEAGDIFVFNHFARVETFIPPYLIHRHTGAHCRTVAAAELVRSTGPLGRYLAALGAVPNDQEGLLAFLATEVIRGHRVVVFPEGGMVKDRRVLDEGGRYRVYSRTTRERRKQHTGAAVLALAVAAFRRTVRQAEAQGETERIEAWVERLGLPDPEALLADARRPTVIVPANITFYPMRVSENLLEWAAHRFVHGLSPRLAEEIRIEGNLLLRDTDMDVRLAPPIRVEAFLTPWDRALARIAATDPEGPQDFLGRASGIGRLWGRRRRRLSLRIRDRYMVAMYQAVTVNLCHLASRIVQRWVDAGETEVPADRFHRALYRAIKAVQAEPDVNRHESVDHPDEYAGLLRGSCPGLETFTTTASAAGLIERDEGSYRFSGKLCQEFGLDEIRLENPVAVYANEVAPLPGVRRAVDAALSALDRPDPLGWLRARFDDEERLYALERASFCRPDTDEITRVEGTKVPGEPYLLVPKAPRSPAVLLVHGFTASPAELRPFGERLASLGHPVLGIRLRGHGTSPWDLRERTWEEWLDSVRRGFEALREAWDRVAVVGFSAGGILALRLAADRPEGLDRVAAVAAPVRVRDRGMRLVPLVHGANVVAHTLGAPDLMRFHRSSPEHPEINYIHVPVKALYELGRLIDDTLDRLGDVACPVLLVQGSEDPTVDPESGEILYEHIPVRDKALVLIPSDRHGILREDIGDTQGRVIHFLGG, encoded by the coding sequence ATGGCCGACCCCTTCCCACCCGACATCGAGAACGCGGCCTACGACTGGACGGCCCGCCTCCTGGGCGTGCTCGAGCGGGTCCTGCGGTTGCGGATCCGGCTGAACGGGGACCCCGGGGTGCTGGAGGCGGGGGACATCTTCGTGTTCAACCACTTCGCCCGGGTCGAGACCTTCATCCCCCCCTACCTGATCCACCGGCACACCGGGGCCCACTGCCGCACGGTGGCCGCAGCCGAGCTGGTGCGGTCCACCGGCCCCCTGGGCCGGTACCTGGCCGCGTTGGGCGCGGTGCCCAACGACCAGGAGGGGTTGCTGGCGTTCCTGGCGACCGAGGTGATCCGGGGCCACCGGGTGGTGGTGTTCCCGGAGGGCGGCATGGTCAAGGACCGCCGGGTCCTGGACGAGGGGGGCCGGTACCGCGTCTACTCCCGCACCACCCGGGAGCGGCGCAAGCAACACACCGGCGCCGCCGTGCTGGCCCTGGCCGTGGCCGCGTTCCGCCGGACGGTGCGCCAGGCCGAGGCCCAGGGCGAGACCGAACGGATCGAGGCCTGGGTCGAACGCCTCGGTCTGCCCGATCCCGAGGCCCTCCTGGCCGACGCCCGCCGGCCCACGGTGATCGTGCCGGCCAACATCACCTTCTACCCCATGCGGGTGTCCGAGAACCTGCTGGAGTGGGCCGCCCACCGGTTCGTGCACGGCCTGAGCCCCCGGCTGGCCGAGGAGATCCGGATCGAGGGCAACCTGCTCCTGCGCGACACGGACATGGACGTGCGCCTGGCCCCACCGATCCGGGTGGAGGCGTTCCTGACCCCGTGGGACCGGGCCCTGGCCCGGATCGCCGCGACCGACCCCGAGGGCCCCCAGGACTTCCTGGGCCGCGCAAGCGGCATCGGCCGGCTCTGGGGCCGGCGCCGGCGCCGCCTTTCGCTGCGGATCCGCGACCGGTACATGGTGGCGATGTACCAGGCGGTCACCGTGAACCTGTGCCACCTGGCCTCGCGAATCGTGCAGCGGTGGGTCGATGCGGGAGAGACCGAGGTCCCTGCCGACCGGTTCCACCGGGCGCTGTACCGGGCGATCAAAGCGGTGCAGGCCGAGCCCGATGTCAACCGCCACGAGAGCGTGGACCATCCGGACGAGTACGCCGGGCTCCTTCGGGGCTCGTGCCCGGGGCTGGAGACGTTCACCACCACCGCCTCGGCCGCCGGCCTGATCGAGCGGGACGAAGGCTCCTACCGGTTCTCGGGCAAGCTCTGCCAGGAGTTCGGCCTGGACGAGATCCGCCTGGAGAACCCCGTGGCCGTGTACGCCAACGAGGTGGCCCCCCTGCCCGGGGTGCGGCGGGCGGTGGACGCGGCGCTGTCGGCCCTGGACCGGCCGGACCCGCTCGGATGGCTGCGGGCGCGGTTCGATGACGAAGAGCGCCTGTACGCCCTGGAACGGGCGTCGTTCTGCCGGCCCGACACGGACGAGATCACCCGGGTCGAGGGCACCAAGGTCCCGGGGGAGCCGTATCTCCTGGTGCCCAAGGCGCCCCGGTCGCCGGCCGTGCTGCTGGTGCACGGGTTCACGGCCTCGCCCGCCGAGCTCCGACCGTTCGGCGAGAGGCTGGCATCCCTCGGCCACCCGGTGCTCGGGATCCGGCTGCGCGGCCACGGCACCTCGCCCTGGGACCTGAGGGAGCGGACCTGGGAGGAGTGGCTGGACTCGGTGCGGCGGGGGTTCGAGGCCCTCAGGGAGGCGTGGGACCGGGTGGCGGTGGTGGGTTTCTCGGCCGGCGGGATCCTAGCCCTCAGGCTCGCGGCCGACCGGCCCGAGGGGCTCGACCGGGTGGCCGCGGTGGCCGCACCGGTTCGGGTGCGGGACCGGGGTATGCGGCTCGTGCCCCTGGTGCACGGGGCCAACGTGGTGGCCCACACCCTGGGGGCCCCCGACCTGATGCGGTTCCACCGGTCCTCGCCCGAGCACCCCGAGATCAACTACATCCACGTGCCGGTGAAGGCCCTGTACGAGCTGGGCCGGCTGATCGACGACACCCTGGACCGGCTCGGAGACGTGGCCTGCCCCGTGCTGCTCGTGCAGGGGAGCGAGGACCCCACCGTGGACCCGGAGAGCGGCGAGATCCTCTACGAGCATATCCCGGTCCGGGACAAGGCCCTGGTGCTGATCCCGTCGGACCGCCACGGCATCCTGCGCGAGGACATCGGCGACACCCAGGGCCGGGTGATTCATTTCTTGGGGGGGTAG
- a CDS encoding archease, which produces MGRWRTLDHTADLAIEAWGETPEKALEALCDGLVHQITDPGRVDEREEVGLEVEGLDPAEALVGFLNELLYHVNVRGWMPARVEAASARGSVFRGAARGEARDPARHPFDLEVKAATYHDLLWGPDPETGGWRVRVVFDV; this is translated from the coding sequence ATGGGCAGATGGCGCACCTTGGACCATACGGCCGACCTGGCCATCGAGGCGTGGGGGGAGACCCCCGAGAAGGCGCTGGAGGCCCTGTGCGACGGGCTCGTCCACCAGATCACGGACCCGGGGCGGGTGGATGAGCGGGAGGAGGTGGGCCTAGAGGTGGAGGGGCTCGACCCGGCCGAGGCCCTGGTGGGGTTCCTGAACGAGCTTCTGTACCACGTGAACGTGCGCGGCTGGATGCCGGCCCGGGTGGAGGCGGCCTCGGCCCGGGGCTCCGTGTTCCGGGGCGCGGCCCGGGGCGAGGCCCGGGACCCCGCGCGCCATCCCTTCGACCTGGAGGTCAAGGCGGCCACCTACCACGACCTGCTTTGGGGGCCCGACCCGGAGACGGGGGGGTGGCGGGTCCGGGTGGTGTTCGACGTGTGA
- a CDS encoding amidohydrolase family protein, whose product MILDAHTHIAPPELRQDRRSFFAGEPDFELLYRDPKARLIGATDLVEYLDANRIQAACSFGFPWNDDGKTRLCDDYVLDAAARYPGRIVPFACVNPLRGRQAVREAERCLSAGARGLGEIATCGAGLGPEVRSGLAPLAELAAEAGVPVLLHTNEAVGHSYPGKAPMSLEEIYQLVRRHPRTRWILAHWGGGLFVYHLLRREADDVLANVWYDTAAGPFLYKPDVFRRFLNIAGADRLVFGSDYPLLGLPRYLREMDAAGVRGPEREAVLGGNLARLLGLGEGA is encoded by the coding sequence ATGATCCTCGACGCCCACACCCACATCGCCCCACCCGAGCTTCGGCAGGACCGCCGCTCCTTCTTCGCCGGCGAGCCGGACTTCGAGCTGCTGTACCGGGACCCCAAGGCCCGCCTGATCGGGGCCACCGACCTGGTGGAGTACCTGGACGCCAACCGCATCCAGGCCGCCTGCTCCTTCGGGTTCCCGTGGAACGACGACGGAAAGACCCGCCTGTGCGACGACTACGTGCTCGACGCGGCGGCCCGGTACCCGGGCCGGATCGTGCCGTTCGCCTGCGTGAACCCCCTACGGGGCCGGCAGGCGGTGCGGGAGGCCGAGCGGTGCCTGTCGGCCGGAGCCCGGGGGCTCGGGGAGATCGCCACGTGCGGGGCGGGGCTGGGGCCGGAGGTGCGCTCGGGTCTCGCGCCCCTGGCCGAGCTGGCGGCCGAGGCCGGGGTGCCGGTGCTGCTCCACACCAACGAGGCCGTCGGACACTCGTACCCGGGCAAGGCCCCGATGAGCCTGGAGGAGATCTACCAGCTGGTGCGCAGGCACCCCCGGACCCGGTGGATCCTGGCCCACTGGGGCGGGGGCCTGTTCGTGTACCACCTGCTGCGGCGCGAGGCCGACGACGTGCTGGCCAACGTGTGGTACGACACCGCCGCCGGCCCGTTCCTGTACAAGCCCGACGTGTTCCGCCGGTTCCTGAACATCGCGGGCGCCGACCGGCTCGTGTTCGGGAGCGACTACCCCCTGCTGGGGCTCCCCCGGTACCTGCGCGAGATGGACGCGGCCGGCGTGCGGGGACCCGAGCGCGAGGCCGTGCTGGGCGGGAACCTGGCCCGGCTGCTGGGCCTGGGGGAGGGAGCATGA